A single window of Enoplosus armatus isolate fEnoArm2 chromosome 22, fEnoArm2.hap1, whole genome shotgun sequence DNA harbors:
- the osgep gene encoding tRNA N6-adenosine threonylcarbamoyltransferase has protein sequence MTVVIGFEGSANKIGIGIIRDGEVLSNPRRTYITPAGQGFMPSDTARHHRAVILTVLREALQQAGLKPADIDCVAYTKGPGMGAPLVTVALVARTVAQLWAKPLLGVNHCIGHIEMGRLITKANNPTVLYVSGGNTQVIAYSERRYRIFGETIDIAVGNCLDRFARVIKISNDPSPGYNIEQMAKKGSQYVELPYTVKGMDVSFSGILSYIEEASHKFLSSGQCAAEDLCFSLQETVFSMLVEITERAMAHCGSQEVLIVGGVGCNLRLQEMMGVMCKERGAKLFATDERFCIDNGAMIAQAGWEMFRSGQVTELQDSWITQRYRTDEVEVTWRH, from the exons ATGACTGTAGTAATTGGATTTGAGGGCAGTGCCAATAAGATCGGCATAGGAATCATCAGGGATGGTGAAGTGCTTTCCAACCCTAGACGGACCTACATTACCCCAGCGGGTCAAG GGTTCATGCCGAGTGACACCGCCAGGCACCACCGTGCTGTCATACTGACTGTCCTGAGAGAGGCACTGCAGCAGGCAGGTCTGAAGCCTGCTGACATCGACTGTGTGGCATACACCAAAG GTCCTGGTATGGGCGCCCCCTTGGTGACGGTGGCTCTGGTGGCTCGCACAGTCGCACAGCTGTGGGCTAAGCCGCTCCTCGGTGTCAACCACTGCATCGGACACATCGAGATGGGCCGACTCATCACAAAAGCCAACAACCCCACCGTGCTTTATGTCAGCGGAGGGAACACGCAG GTTATTGCGTACTCGGAGCGGCGGTACAGAATATTTGGAGAGACCATCGACATCGCAGTTGGTAACTGTTTGGACAGGTTCGCGAGAGTTATAAAG ATTTCCAATGACCCCAGTCCAGGCTACAACATAGAGCAGATGGCCAAAAA AGGGAGTCAGTACGTGGAGCTGCCATACACAGTAAAAGGAATGGACGTCTCATTTTCTGGGATTTTATCGTACATCGAG GAAGCTTCTCATAAGTTTCTGAGCTCTGGTCAGTGTGCAGCAGAGGACCTGTGTTTCTCCCTGCAG GAGACCGTGTTCTCCATGCTGGTGGAGATCACAGAGAGGGCCATGGCTCACTGCGGCTCCCAAGAGGTCCTCATCGTCGGGGGTGTTGGCT gtaaCCTGCGTCTGCAGGAGATGATGGGGGTGATGTGTAAGGAGAGAGGAGCCAAGCTGTTTGCCACAGATGAACG ATTCTGCATAGACAATGGAGCAATGATCGCTCAAGCCGGCTGGGAGATGTTCAGGTCGGGTCAGGTGACGGAGCTGCAAGACTCGTGGATCACACAAAG GTACAGAACAGATGAGGTGGAGGTGACGTGGAGACACTGA
- the LOC139304914 gene encoding FMR1-interacting protein NUFIP2 produces the protein MHIKTGTWEASNTVCESDTLCDPAVLVSATNSEPHIRNRRLSPGSGNCGGGGGGGCISGGDQQPRQLSPEGDLIGPGHTHTFSFRREKERKGQQHKGRSLRRESQKGVGRVSERPQKVNQKERWVEDSLSLLKPPPAFPVQDSPAKLQPAVSYASKVKAGAASGALEEDRPAIGVLLQNQWGLSFISEARPVTEGPSTRPAANALPPQPTDAEQSADLQLEAVLAVQLHEEAPIPVPTFAAPITRPEVDESNGKLLLSCRHLVEALNYHSREWNAICNKQKKVPKKVVWYKNTQEHPA, from the exons ATGCATATCAAAACGG GTACATGGGAAGCCAGCAACACTGTGTGCGAGTCAGATACCCTGTGTGACCCAGCAGTCCTCGTTTCAGCCACCAACTCCGAGCCACACATTCGCAACCGACGTCTGTCTCCTGGTTCAGGCAACTGTGGAGGCGGCGGGGGCGGAGGCTGCATCTCTGGAGGCGACCAACAGCCCCGTCAGCTTTCACCCGAGGGCGACCTGATCGGccccggacacacacacacctttagcTTCCGCCGAGAAAAGGAGCGCAAGGGCCAGCAGCACAAAGGCCGCAGCCTCCGCAGGGAAAGTCAGAAGGGGGTCGGCCGAGTAAGTGAGCGGCCGCAAAAGGTTAACCAAAAGGAGAGGTGGGTGGAGGACAGTCTGTCGCTGCTAAAGCCCCCGCCCGCCTTCCCGGTGCAGGACAGCCCCGCCAAGCTGCAGCCCGCTGTCAGCTACGCCTCCAAGGTGAAGGCAGGAGCAGCAAGCGGAGCGCTGGAGGAAGACCGCCCCGCCATCGGTGTGCTGCTACAGAACCAGTGGGGCCTCAGCTTCATCAGCGAGGCGAGGCCGGTCACAGAGGGCCCCAGCACTCGCCCCGCAGCCAACGCCCTCCCCCCTCAGCCCACAGACGCTGAACAGTCGGCGGACCTACAGCTCGAGGCAGTTCTCGCAGTCCAGCTTCACGAAGAAGCGCCTATTCCAGTCCCTACCTTCGCTGCCCCCATCACACGCCCGGAGGTGGACGAGAGCAACGGGAAACTGCTGCTTAGTTGTCGCCATCTAGTGGAGGCCTTGAACTATCACAGTAGAG aaTGGAATGCTATCtgtaacaaacagaaaaaag TTCCAAAAAAGGTTGTGTGGTACAAGAACACCCAGGAGCACCCAGCCTAG
- the LOC139304759 gene encoding zinc finger protein ZFP2 — translation METTGGSCQVENTDVFLPLSSLRLLIPPLRLLSAAMWQAAQRREVLDYEKLDEFVTLVTATVPDLLSPRQRGKLLLRLRAKMILELCRKEETANTLCVQPHLERIRPPGYTGSGDAEVDAEEAIFVELIQTLLKDPAEREHFYQEVFPTEYGLSYDTDMQLLVWEFLSKLEKLLPVPDLSQTVSWLTSAPSVLRDCLQALSSPDDLRSLLQHHKCLEHLGTQGTTVEMSTQVFACSECPFFHMQESYLLQHIEHSHPEQYSKLQRAAETAEPPKKKVQRPEFPKPFPIHNRPDPHVCQECGKSFTRASDVTRHQRTHTGERPYACEECKKSFKNSWDLTRHQRIHTGERPFLCSQCGKRFTQMGLLKLHFERTACGQTCNPPLDLTTEVVVAEEASEKGGGQYKCQKCGESFSSILERLRHRQRHVVRRQYKCSLCEKIYSRASDLKRHQMKHTGERPFACECGKSFTHVWLLNKHRQIHTRERPHPCTECGKSFTQLQILNRHLLTHSGQRPFQCSYCEKSFTQLASLTRHERIHTGERPYLCTTCEKTFLTHGELVRHQRSHSNFRPFSCPQCPKSFKTKRAQSEHLNTHTGERPFSCARCGKRFAKSTSLVRHNLTHTGERPHQCSQCGKTFLTSGELLLHKRIHTGEKPYPCSYCERRFRCSSDLNMHIRTHTGEKPHSCLFCKKSFSTSTRLKRHARTHMEKGLVVESLSP, via the exons ATGGAAACGACTGGCGGTTCCTGTCAAGTGGAAAACACAG ATGTCTTCCTGCCGTTGTCCTCTCTAAGGCTGCTGATACCTCCTCTGCGGCTGCTTTCGGCAGCGATGTGGCAAGCGGCTCAGCGGAGGGAGGTCCTCGATTATGAGAAACTGGATGAGTTTGTGACCCTGGTGACGGCGACGGTGCCAGACCTGCTCAGTCCAAGGCAACGAGGCAAGCTGCTTCTTCGACTGAGGGCCAAA ATGATTCTTGAGTTGTGCAGAAAGGAGGAAACCGCCAACACTTTGTGTGTACAGCCTCACCTAGAGCGAATCCGCCCTCCAGGATACACAGGA AGTGGAGATGCAGAGGTGGATGCAGAGGAGGCCATTTTTGTGGAGCTCATCCAAACACTGCTGAAAGACCCCGCAGAGAGGGAGCATTTTTACCAG GAAGTTTTCCCAACAGAGTATGGTCTCAGCTACGACACAGACATGCAGCTCCTTGTGTGGGAGTTTCTTTCTAAACTGGAGAAACTCCTGCCAGTACCGGACCTCAGTCAG ACTGTTTCCTGGCTGACCTCTGCCCCCTCTGTGCTGAGGGACTGCTTGCAAGCGCTCTCCAGTCCTGACGACCTGAGGTCTCTCCTGCAACACCACAAGTGCCTCGAGCACCTTGGGACACAAG GCACCACTGTGGAGATGTCCACCCAGGTCTTTGCCTGCTCCGAGTGTCCATTCTTCCACATGCAGGAGTCCTACCTGCTGCAGCACATCGAGCACAGCCACCCCGAGCAGTACAGCAAACTCCAGAGGGCTGCAGAGACCGCCGAGCCCCCCAAGAAGAAGGTCCAGCGTCCTGAGTTCCCAAAGCCCTTCCCCATCCACAACAGGCCCGACCCTCACGTGTGCCAGGAGTGCGGCAAGAGTTTCACGCGTGCCTCGGACGTGACCCGCCACCAGCGGACACACACGGGGGAGCGCCCGTACGCCTGCGAGGAATGCAAGAAGAGCTTCAAGAACTCTTGGGATCTGACCAGACATCAGCGCATTCACACTGGAGAGCGACCCTTCCTCTGCTCCCAGTGTGGCAAGCGGTTCACGCAGATGGGGCTGCTCAAGCTGCATTTTGAACGCACCGCCTGCGGCCAGACGTGCAACCCTCCCCTCGACTTGACGACGGAGGTCGTGGTAGCAGAGGAGGCGTCGGAGAAGGGGGGCGGTCAGTACAAGTGCCAGAAATGCGGCGAGAGCTTCAGCAGCATCCTGGAGAGGCTGAGGCACCGGCAGAGGCACGTGGTGAGGCGTCAGTACAAATGCTCCCTGTGCGAGAAGATATACAGCCGAGCGTCGGACCTCAAGAGACACCAGATGAAGCACACGGGGGAGCGGCCATTCGCCTGTGAGTGCGGGAAAAGCTTCACGCACGTGTGGCTCCTGAATAAGCACCGGCAGATCCACACCAGGGAGCGTCCGCACCCCTGCACCGAGTGTGGAAAGAGCTTCACGCAGCTCCAGATCCTCAACAGGCACCTGCTGACTCACAGCGGCCAGCGGCCTTTCCAGTGCTCCTACTGCGAGAAGAGCTTCACCCAGCTGGCCAGCCTCACACGCCACGAGAGAATCCACACAGGCGAGAGGCCGTACCTCTGCACCACCTGCGAGAAGACGTTCCTCACACATGGCGAGCTGGTGAGGCATCAGCGCAGCCACAGCAACTTCAGGCCGTTCAGTTGTCCGCAGTGTCCCAAGAGCTTTAAAACCAAGCGAGCCCAGAGCGaacacctcaacacacacacaggagagcgCCCGTTTTCGTGCGCCCGCTGCGGGAAGAGGTTTGCCAAGTCGACCTCGCTCGTCCGGCACAACCTGACTCACACGGGGGAACGGCCACACCAGTGCTCCCAGTGCGGGAAGACATTTCTCACCTCCGGTGAGCTCCTCCTCCACAAACGGATCCACACAGGGGAAAAACCGTATCCCTGCTCCTACTGTGAGAGACGGTTCAGGTGCTCCTCCGACCTCAACATGCACATCCGGACACACACCGGGGAGAAGCCACACAGCTGTCTGTTCTGTAAGAAGAGTTTCTCCACATCTACGAGGCTGAAgagacacgcacgcacacacatggaGAAGGGTTTAGTCGTGGAGTCATTGAGTCCTTGA